The following coding sequences lie in one Primulina huaijiensis isolate GDHJ02 chromosome 2, ASM1229523v2, whole genome shotgun sequence genomic window:
- the LOC140971791 gene encoding ubiquitin-conjugating enzyme E2 variant 1D, giving the protein MSLGSGGSSIVVPRNFRLLEELERGEKGIGDGTVSYGMDDGDDIYMRSWTGTIIGPHNSVHEGRIYQLKLFCDKDYPEKPPSVRFHSRINMTCVNHENGVVEPKKFGLLANWQREYTMEDILTQLKKEMATPHNRKLVQPPEGTYF; this is encoded by the exons ATGAGCCTTGGTTCTGGAGGATCCAGTATCGTAG TCCCTCGAAATTTCAGATTGTTGGAGGAACTTGAACGTGGAGAAAAGGGAATTGGAGATGGCACTGTAAGCTACGGAATGGATGATGGAGATGACATTTACATGCGATCTTGGACTGGCACCATAATTGGCCCTCACAAT TCTGTACATGAAGGCCGCATTTACCAATTGAAGCTGTTCTGTGACAAAGACTACCCGGAGAAACCTCCTAGTGTTCGTTTTCATTCTCGGATCAATATGACATGCGTAAACCATGAAAATGGAGTG GTGGAACCAAAGAAGTTTGGACTTTTAGCCAATTGGCAGCGAGAGTACACAATGGAAGACATATTAACACAGTTGAAGAAGGAGATGGCTACTCCACATAACCGTAAGCTAGTCCAGCCTCCCGAAGGAACCTATTTTTAG